A window of the Linepithema humile isolate Giens D197 chromosome 4, Lhum_UNIL_v1.0, whole genome shotgun sequence genome harbors these coding sequences:
- the LOC136999549 gene encoding uncharacterized protein, translated as MYNILAVLKKKSEVCLTLVDKCCGINEKLDVLCGISRHTASSENYFVESTYRNAILEESLVMNMEGQIVNVLPLITALAKKSWSCSTSCKIDNPVLIERYEKFLETVSTCTVKNVPRLIESIRTCTVKTSNTKLGHAQSCYINFTICGAMFLPILLLSPHFPKVRNIRRLIYQLINLYQKMLNLDEALNCADLEALNKTVIAAQEKADIYKHQQTDAIISDDDIFFKYKNAFKALKKRLMDTPRYACVSCEKLCYKKNVSEIIKAKIDNPGWKDLMVHVKKQQINAQYICIYCKQKFCQGLMPAYCILNNLFTNNVPEVISSLNTFEKILIQRAKAFQTVVKMTTVMNKKLPERQMIQKVKGRTFHLPLPIQETLNKLCSNTDAININHELYILVRGIPTKSKIIWEEMVNVKKVFDALIWLKNNNPLYSEIILPNSHNELSLEKLNNLEFQMQEDENVAKDVLDEEHVSLSNNLETEIQGTKNLGDAAFNQHEAMLTQVINDENDGYYEQYTIYPLYEKRTNKTATALYQMLKVYDLPLDNREKCLDLLCFPDLYSFGINGQHETRQVKLHDHEFVKCRLMSKHPQYRLNQQYLFFLLNNTNIRQLNRGIFHKMNVTNPQVRYTAAEYLEAMSKELLESDLTTIFSTLRNTEQFWSKPRNNLNCMTQYYGPATWFLTLSPAEWLWEELGEYIREVNGWCDSSACTSVLVARDPVSTSRFLDNTFRAMLDFICSKDHPIGEVTHYFWRREYQGRGIQHFHLLIWIKNAPILGEFSIEEVSKFILQYISCKMPDKNISPLLYRRVNTHQRHKHNDYCLRSKKVGRKVVRRCRFGFPRPVTETLSIRDVTTAIAGRKQLKHRSKLYDLPRTEDESNINDYNPVLLTAWEGNMDIQFIGEKSSLLTWYITKYMNKAGKCELSDTIINTKNNTKKSLMSYLWSIALRFTSNRECGALEAADTLLGIALYGTDPNTTIRWLDVNRTRCRKLKTRKEIEVLDDQSTDIFCESLIDNHYPQRPKELECMSLYEFAKWYDITKIKPQNKFVEFYKFKNGYLRRRQRGYLINHYRYNVNTQPEKYFFALLFLFEPWRELEELRNGCDTYAESFHKVKLHLTEPLQYHEKLEELQKAFENAKELVQQHLDEVQKHESQDDPDNPIGVQNIEAGEAMQDFKDLGDKNIKDIDVSEMIAKLNIDQKRVFDRVITIIESDKSILRLYVSGEGGTGKSYLIKTVKCWIKQNLKKDTAVAAPTGIAAFNIDGLTVHRLLQLPVEHGNTPKYKRLSDHVLKLLRAELKDVILFIIDEVSMISNLTLMYIHLRLSEIFDSSDCDDGWFGKRHILLFGDLLQLPPVHEDSVFKDLSNEKVNKYIGCLQTVNLWTTLFDYDELTINMRQQEDESYRELLSRIRIGLLTKSDYEILENRKISFTEDSFESRLNELCDFINNLPSDTVCLLPTCHMCDVLNAAMLSRIASKEILLIAEDTIECIPYIKKKILKVLENNDDDNSKTAGLSKQIVIKIGAKVMIRRNIDASLGLVNGTIAKVISVVQDISNGYIEKIKLLLPSGLEYLIERVNVKFAVMEKAYVIRKQFPLCLSYGITVHKSQGLSLQNAIIDIGNSVFSHGQVYVALSRVTSSDGLHLINFDPSSIEASEEAIVEYNRLKRIHKSKTDIISVLKEKYRKIKDILWVQPKIISSVQESHKKVRKNITWVTYGFQNIDKGSCYANAVLQCFLHLNVIRKLIFEYDKLSILGILINQYENKLPNLNTYVIRQSLGEFFSKNVKRDACEFLIALCTKYDYIKNLVEHQVTSIKRCKNCHNTTTIVNKNILLSIPVNKRKKKSFDLNELLNVTFSHWCQLHNESCENCTGNDILCKSELILTGDIIVMHLITIQDGISTKTDKFTLRAIPTTKINIAGQFYKVMSAIFHHGSCIENGHYTSICREEMSNTWIEADDAQIRKRQWPRGAKDICIIFLQKIDK; from the coding sequence atgtataatatattagctgtacttaaaaagaaatcagaaGTATGCTTGACTCTTGTTGATAAGTGTTGtggaattaatgaaaaattagatgTGTTATGTGGGATATCTAGACACACAGCAtcatctgaaaattattttgtagagtCTACATATCGTAATGCAATTTTGGAAGAATCTTTAGTAATGAACATGGAAGGGCAAATTGTAAATGTGTTACCTTTGATAACAGCACTAGCAAAAAAATCGTGGTCGTGCAGTACCTCGTGTAAAATTGACAATCCAGTTTTGATTGAacgatatgaaaaatttcttgaaactgTTAGTACATGTACTGTAAAGAATGTTCCTAGATTGATAGAAAGTATTCGTACATGTACAGTAAAAACATCAAATACGAAACTTGGTCATGCACAGAGTtgctatattaatttcacTATTTGTGGAGCGATGTTTCTACCAATTCTATTGTTATCGCCCCATTTTCCGAAAGTGAGAAATATAAGGCGTTTGATTTATcaacttataaatttgtatcaaaaaatgttgaatttagaTGAAGCATTAAATTGTGCTGATTTGgaagcattaaataaaactgttattgCTGCACAAGAGAAAGCAGATATATACAAACATCAACAAACCGATGCAATTATAAGTGATgatgatatcttttttaagtATAAGAATGCGTTTAAAGCCTTGAAAAAACGTCTAATGGATACACCGCGTTATGCTTGTGTATCATGCGAAAagctttgttataaaaaaaatgtttctgaaatcattaaagcaaaaatagaTAATCCAGGTTGGAAAGATTTAATGGTACATGTAaagaaacaacaaattaatgcacaatatatatgtatttattgtaaacaaaaattttgtcaagGTTTAATGCCTGCGTATTgcattttgaataatctttttacaaataatgtgcCTGAAGTAATATCATCTCTTAATACATTTGAAAAGATTCTTATACAGAGAGCTAAAGCATTTCAAACTGTTGTTAAAATGACAACTgttatgaacaaaaaattacctgaaaggcaaatgatacaaaaagttAAAGGTAGAACATTTCATTTACCACTTCCTATACAAGAGACATTGAACAAATTATGTTCTAATACcgatgcgataaatattaatcatgaattatatatcttagtcAGAGGTATTCccacaaaatcaaaaattatatgggAAGAGAtggtaaatgttaaaaaagtatttgatgcATTAATAtggttaaagaataataatcctttgtattctgaaataatattaccaAATAGTCATAATGAATTatctttggaaaaattaaataatctggAATTCCAGATGCAAGAGGatgaaaatgttgcaaaagaTGTATTGGATGAGGAGCATGTGtcattaagtaataatttagaaaccgAAATACAGGGAACAAAAAATCTTGGAGATGCTGCATTCAATCAGCATGAGGCAATGCTAACTCAGGttattaatgatgaaaatgatgGTTATTATGAgcaatatactatatatccattatatgaaaagagaacaaataaaactgcaacagctttatatcaaatgttaaaagtcTATGATTTACCTTTGGATAATCGTGAGAAATGTTTGGATTTGTTatgttttccagatttatattcttttggtATTAATGGACAGCACGAAACTAGGCAGGTCAAGCTTCATGATCATGAATTTGTTAAATGTCGTTTGATGTCTAAACATCCACAGTATAGATTAAATCAACAATACCtattctttttgttaaataatacgaatatCCGTCAATTAAATCGTGGAATTTTTCATAAGATGAATGTAACTAATCCACAAGTTCGTTATACGGCTGCGGAATATTTAGAAGCAATGTCCAAAGAATTGTTAGAATCCGATTTAACCACAATATTTTCGACACTAAGGAATACGGAACAATTCTGGAGTAAAccgcgaaataatttaaactgtATGACACAATATTACGGACCTGCAACATGGTTTCTAACATTAAGTCCCGCTGAATGGTTATGGGAAGAGTTAGGTGAATATATTCGTGAAGTAAATGGATGGTGCGATTCTTCGGCATGCACCAGTGTACTTGTTGCTAGAGATCCTGTGTCAACATCGAGATTTCTCGATAATACGTTTCGTGCGATGCTTGACTTTATTTGTTCCAAAGATCATCCGATCGGAGAAGTCACTCATTATTTTTGGCGACGAGAATACCAAGGTAGAGGCatacaacattttcatttattaatttggataaaaaatgCTCCAATTCTTGGTGAATTTTCTATTGAAGaagtttccaaatttattttacaatatataagctGTAAAAtgccagataaaaatatttcaccatTATTGTACAGACGTGTTAATACGCATCAACGACACAAACATAATGATTACTGTCTCCGTTCTAAAAAAGTTGGACGTAAAGTTGTTCGGAGATGTCGTTTTGGATTTCCTCGTCCTGTCACTGAGACGTTAAGTATAAGAGATGTCACAACTGCCATAGCAGGtagaaagcaattaaaacataGAAGCAAACTTTATGATCTTCCGCGAACTGAAGatgaaagtaatataaatgattataatcctGTTCTTCTTACTGCATGGGAAGGAAATAtggatatacaatttattggtGAAAAGTCGTCACTGCTTACCTGGtacattactaaatatatgaataaagcgGGAAAATGTGAGTTGTctgatactattattaatactaaaaataatacgaaaaaatCATTGATGAGCTATCTTTGGAGTATTGCCTTGCGATTCACGAGTAATAGAGAATGTGGAGCTCTTGAAGCTGCTGATACATTACTGGGTATTGCTTTATATGGAACTGATCCAAATACAACTATTAGATGGTTAGATGTTAATCGAACAAGatgtagaaaattgaaaactcgTAAAGAGATTGAAGTACTTGATGATCAATCgacagatatattttgtgaatcttTGATAGATAACCACTATCCACAGAGACCAAAAGAATTAGAATGTATGTCTCTTTATGAGTTTGCAAAATGGTatgatattacaaaaatcaaaccacaaaataagtttgttgaattctataaatttaaaaatggatatCTTAGACGACGACAGCGTGGATatcttattaatcattatagatataatgttaatacacAACCGGAAAAGTATTTCTTTGCGTTATTATTTCTGTTCGAACCGTGGAGAGAATTAGAAGAGCTTAGAAATGGATGTGATACTTATGCAGAATCATTTCACAAGGTAAAACTACATTTAACAGAACCATTACAATATCACGAAAAACtagaagaattgcaaaaagcaTTTGAAAATGCTAAAGAGTTAGTGCAGCAACATTTAGATGAAGTACAAAAACATGAGTCGCAAGATGATCCTGACAATCCAATAGGTGTTCAAAATATAGAAGCTGGTGAAGCGATGCAAGATTTTAAGGATCtcggtgataaaaatattaaagatattgatgTATCAGAAATGAttgcgaaattaaatatagatcaaAAAAGAGTATTCGATAgagttattactattatagagtcagataaatcaatattgcgATTATATGTTAGTGGAGAAGGTGGTActggaaaaagttatttaattaaaactgttaagtgctggataaaacaaaatctcaaaaaagatACTGCTGTAGCAGCACCTACTGGCATAGCAGCGTTTAATATAGACGGTTTGACAGTTCATAGATTGCTTCAATTACCTGTTGAACATGGTAATACTCCTAAATATAAACGATTGTCTGATCATGTGTTAAAACTTTTACGAGCGGAACTTAAagatgttattctttttataatcgatgaagtatcaatgatatctaatttgactttaatgtacatacatcttcgattgtctgaaatatttgattcaagTGATTGTGATGATGGCTGGTTTGGTAAAAGGCATATTCTTTTGTTTGGAGATTTGCTTCAATTGCCTCCTGTACATGAAGATTCTGTCTTTAAAGATTTGTCAAATGAAAAAGTTAACAAATATATCGGTTGCCTACAGACTGTAAATTTGTGGActacattatttgattatgaTGAGTTGACAATTAATATGCGCCAGCAAGAAGATGAGTCTTATCGTGAATTATTGTCAAGAATTCGTATTGGTTTATTAACAAAGTctgattatgaaattttggaaaataggaaaatatcttttacagaAGATTCCTTCGAATCtagattaaatgaattatgtgattttattaacaatttgccatCAGATACCGTTTGTTTATTGCCCACTTGTCACATGTGTGACGTTTTGAATGCTGCAATGTTAAGTCGTATTGcttcgaaagaaatattattaattgctgaAGATACAATCGAATGTAttccatatataaaaaagaaaatattaaaagtgttggaaaataatgatgatgataattctAAAACAGCTGGGCTTTCgaaacaaattgttataaaaattggagCAAAAGTTATGATAAGGCGTAATATTGATGCTAGTTTGGGTCTTGTTAATGGTACAATTGCTAAAGTCATTTCAGTTGTACAAGATATTTCTAACggttatatagaaaaaattaagcttCTTTTGCCATCaggtttagaatatttaattgaaagagTAAATGTCAAATTTGCGGTGATGGAGAAAGCATATGTTATTCGaaaacaatttccattgtGTCTAAGTTACGGAATTACTGTTCATAAAAGCCAAGGCCTGAGTTTGCAGAATGCTATTATAGACATAGgtaattctgtatttagtCACGGCCAAGTTTATGTTGCATTGTCACGAGTAACATCTTCAGATGGATTgcatttgatcaattttgacCCTTCCTCTATAGAAGCTAGTGAAGAAGCTATTGTTgaatataatcgattaaaacgAATACACAAATCCAAAAcagatataatttctgttttaaaagaaaagtatcgtaaaataaaagatattttatgggTACAACCCAAAATAATTAGTTCTGTTCAAGAATCACATAAAaaagttcgaaaaaatattacttgggTCACGTAtggttttcaaaatatagataagGGTTCGTGTTATGCAAATGCAGTATTGCAatgctttttacatttaaatgttattagaaaactaatatttgagtatgataaattaagtattttaggtattttaataaatcaatatgaaAACAAACTGCCTAACTtgaatacatatgtaatacgACAAAGTTTAGGagaatttttctccaaaaatgttaaacgagATGCATGTGAATTTCTTATAGCTCTTTGCACGAAatacgattatataaaaaatttagttgagCATCAAGTAACTTCCATTAAACgatgtaaaaattgtcataatacgacgactattgttaataaaaatatccttctttcaattcctgttaataaacggaagaaaaaaagttttgatcttaatgaattattaaatgtaacattttctcATTGGTGTCAATTACACAACGAATCATGTGAAAATTGTACAGGAAAtgacatattatgtaaaagtgaattaatattaaccggagatataattgtcatgcatttaataacaattcaaGACGGTATATCAACAAAAACAGATAAGTTTACTTTACGTGCTATCCcaacaactaaaataaatattgctggacaattttacaaagtTATGAGTGCTATATTCCATCATGGATCATGTATCGAAAATGGTCATTACACAAGTATatgtagagaagaaatgtctaatacttggattgaagctgacgatgcgcaaattagaaaaagacaatggcctagaggcgctaaagatatctgtatcattttcttacagaaaattgataagtaA